AGCAACTGCAGGACATACCAGAACATCAGCGCGACCGACGCGAACAGGGCAAGGGCGGCGGCGACGTGTTGGCCGACCTGGTAGTGGTGCAGCACGTTGCTGGTGTCGTACAGGATGTAGCCGGCGCAAAGCAGCAACATCGCGGCGATGAAGATGATGCCGAGATTGAAGCCGAACAGCGCGCTGCAGACGATAACGCCCATCGCGGCGAAGCCGCCGACGATTAGCGCAGAACGCAGGAACGAGAAATCGGCGCCCGAGACGAACACCGCGCCGGTGAGGGCGATGAAGATGAAGCCGGTCAGCAGAGCGGCATTCATGATGATGCCGGGGCCCTGCATTGCGAGCGCCATGTAGATCAGCGGCAGCGTGATCACCGCTTGCGCAACGACGTACAGGCTCAGGCCAGCGTATTGCTTGCCTAGGCTCGTGGATGACATCGCCCAGGCGTTGGCTAACCAGCTGACGCCCATGAAGGCGCCGAGGATGATCAGCCAGCCGAAGCGGCCATTGCCGCTCATGAACTGGAACATCAGGTCGGCGAGGCCTGTCTGCAGAAGCACCGCTTCGATCGCACAGAAGGCGACGACGGCGCCGAGCAGGTGGAGGTAGGTCTTGCGAATAAAGCTCGCGCGCGACGTCGAGTCGGCTTGCGCGGCGCTGAGGCCCCAATTCTGGTACGGATTGTTGTTGTCGTCCGCGTAGTTCATCGCATTCTCTCCTGAATGGCTGGAATCGAATCCTGTCTGGCAGGGGAGGGGACGCGGCGTGCGCACCCTCTCCGCAGTTTCGTCCCAGAATTCTACCTCATTCTGGGGATGCGGGTCATGCCAGTCGCGCCGATTGGGGATAATTCCCAGTTTCGGGCGCTAGATTGCGACGAATTAGCGGCCCGAATCGGCTATCGCCGACCGGTTTGGTCGCGGAAGGTGCTCTCGAAAATCTTATCCGCATTGGCCGTTTCAAAGCCGTCGCGGCGATGTTCGCGGCGGATTTCGGCCGGCGGCAGCGT
This sequence is a window from Lacipirellula parvula. Protein-coding genes within it:
- a CDS encoding Bax inhibitor-1 family protein, which codes for MNYADDNNNPYQNWGLSAAQADSTSRASFIRKTYLHLLGAVVAFCAIEAVLLQTGLADLMFQFMSGNGRFGWLIILGAFMGVSWLANAWAMSSTSLGKQYAGLSLYVVAQAVITLPLIYMALAMQGPGIIMNAALLTGFIFIALTGAVFVSGADFSFLRSALIVGGFAAMGVIVCSALFGFNLGIIFIAAMLLLCAGYILYDTSNVLHHYQVGQHVAAALALFASVALMFWYVLQLLMSLNRR